A stretch of the Filimonas lacunae genome encodes the following:
- a CDS encoding LysR substrate-binding domain-containing protein codes for MLSTHHQVFIEVAREKSFSKASDTLFISQPAISKHIKQLEEYYKIKLFDRKGIHIELTTAGKLLQQRVLQVKAIQEETEFDLSLLNHQSPGKGILKLGASTTIALYILPKVLSMFLRQYPQMEVTLLNRNSEIVLEALLNQEINLGIIEGREKLTNVVYQPFMNDRVIAVCSKKNSIAAKKKYALQEVTQMPIALRERGSGTLEALKYTLQKHKIGLNDLQVKARLGGTEALKNFLIESDCVGFLPQRSVTKELKHGELTEIHFDGLLIERSFYFIQRKGETSEMNKKLIQQARKVYNVKL; via the coding sequence ATGCTTTCTACTCACCACCAGGTTTTTATAGAGGTTGCCCGGGAAAAAAGCTTTTCCAAAGCCAGCGATACGCTGTTTATATCCCAACCCGCTATCAGCAAGCATATTAAACAGCTGGAAGAATACTATAAGATAAAACTGTTCGACAGAAAGGGCATTCATATTGAACTCACTACAGCCGGCAAGCTGCTACAGCAACGGGTGCTACAGGTAAAAGCCATACAGGAAGAAACCGAGTTCGATTTATCGCTGTTAAATCATCAGTCGCCCGGCAAAGGCATTTTAAAACTGGGCGCCAGCACCACCATTGCTTTGTATATACTCCCCAAAGTGTTGTCCATGTTCCTGCGACAGTACCCACAGATGGAAGTTACCCTGCTCAACCGCAACTCCGAAATTGTGCTGGAAGCCTTATTAAATCAGGAGATTAACCTGGGCATTATAGAAGGCCGTGAAAAGCTTACCAACGTAGTGTATCAGCCTTTTATGAACGACCGGGTAATTGCTGTGTGCAGCAAAAAAAACAGTATTGCAGCTAAAAAGAAATATGCTTTGCAGGAGGTAACACAAATGCCTATTGCTTTACGGGAACGCGGTAGCGGAACACTGGAAGCATTAAAATACACTTTACAAAAACATAAAATAGGATTAAACGACCTGCAGGTAAAGGCCCGGCTGGGTGGAACGGAAGCGCTTAAAAACTTTTTGATTGAATCGGACTGTGTAGGCTTTCTACCACAACGCTCTGTTACTAAAGAATTGAAACACGGCGAGTTAACAGAAATTCACTTCGATGGATTGCTGATAGAACGTAGCTTTTATTTCATACAACGCAAGGGCGAAACCAGCGAAATGAATAAAAAACTGATACAGCAGGCGCGTAAAGTGTATAACGTTAAGTTATAG
- a CDS encoding threonine synthase, translating to MHQLQGYATCCQQPLVTRYHLSANKQDIAHNVYNMWRYATMLPVLNPDNIVSLNEGWTPIHSLQKIQQRFGRQVLLKDESVNPTGSFKARGISVAVSKAKELGVTHCIIPTAGNAGGALSAYCAKAGIKATVIMPRITPVTLQEECRMYGAELILVDGLINACGKLARQMVEETGAFDMSTLKEPYRLEGKKTIGYELAEQLQWQLPDVIIYPTGGGTGLIGMWKAFREMQQLGWITGKLPRMVVIQTQNCAPMIQLFEQGKIAPGFQAIPTMAYGLAVPEPFAKDMMLEVLHHSDGAALTVTEDEIENGMQEMAATEGLLLSPEGSATYEGLKKLIEKDWIHQDETALLFNTGAWYKYR from the coding sequence ATGCATCAGCTACAGGGTTATGCCACCTGTTGCCAGCAACCACTGGTTACCCGTTATCATTTATCAGCAAACAAACAGGACATAGCACATAACGTATACAATATGTGGCGTTATGCCACAATGTTACCCGTGCTAAACCCGGATAATATTGTAAGTCTCAACGAGGGCTGGACGCCTATTCATTCGCTGCAAAAAATACAACAACGCTTTGGCCGGCAGGTGCTGCTAAAAGATGAAAGTGTAAACCCCACGGGCTCTTTTAAAGCACGGGGCATCAGCGTGGCCGTATCCAAAGCCAAAGAGCTGGGCGTAACACATTGTATCATCCCTACAGCCGGTAACGCAGGGGGGGCATTAAGCGCCTATTGCGCCAAAGCCGGCATCAAAGCCACAGTGATCATGCCACGCATTACTCCTGTTACCTTACAGGAAGAATGCCGCATGTATGGCGCAGAGCTAATACTGGTAGACGGGCTTATCAATGCCTGTGGCAAACTGGCCCGGCAAATGGTAGAAGAAACAGGTGCTTTTGATATGTCTACCCTGAAAGAACCCTACCGGCTGGAAGGAAAAAAAACAATAGGCTACGAACTGGCCGAACAACTGCAATGGCAGCTGCCCGATGTTATCATATATCCTACCGGTGGTGGTACCGGGTTAATTGGCATGTGGAAGGCCTTTCGCGAAATGCAGCAACTGGGCTGGATAACCGGCAAACTACCCCGTATGGTAGTAATACAAACTCAAAATTGCGCACCCATGATACAACTGTTTGAACAAGGTAAAATAGCGCCTGGTTTTCAGGCGATACCTACAATGGCCTATGGCTTAGCCGTTCCCGAGCCTTTTGCTAAAGACATGATGCTGGAAGTACTGCACCATAGCGATGGTGCAGCTTTAACAGTAACAGAAGATGAAATAGAAAACGGTATGCAGGAAATGGCGGCTACCGAAGGTCTGTTGCTTTCTCCGGAAGGCAGCGCTACCTACGAAGGACTAAAAAAGCTGATTGAAAAAGACTGGATTCATCAGGATGAAACAGCCTTGCTATTCAACACAGGCGCATGGTATAAATACCGTTAG